One part of the Hyphomicrobiales bacterium genome encodes these proteins:
- a CDS encoding ABC transporter substrate-binding protein: MSALRPLKSLAAALALTIAAPLAVQAAEGRLVLYTSQPNADAQATVDAFTAAHPDVEVEWVRDGTTQMMARLATEFEAGSPQPDVLLIADMVTMEGLKQEGRLMAHPDADTSAYDEGLMDPEGYYFSTKLITTGIVYNTAAPFQPDNWLDLLRDEAIGQVRIPSPLTSGAALIHLETLTSNLDMGWEYYELLAARDTIAAGGNGGTFNAVAGGEQLFGMVVDFLAIREKANGAPVEFVFPSEGVSAVTEPVAILSTAQNPEAAKAFVDFLLSPAGQQLAADQGYVPAHPDIELPAGFPPRDEITVMDFDPAQALASSEENRIRFADLFGQ; this comes from the coding sequence ATGTCCGCTTTGCGTCCCTTGAAATCCTTGGCAGCCGCACTCGCGCTGACCATCGCCGCGCCGCTGGCAGTTCAGGCCGCCGAAGGCCGTCTGGTACTTTACACCTCTCAGCCCAACGCCGACGCGCAGGCAACCGTGGACGCGTTCACCGCTGCCCATCCAGACGTCGAGGTGGAATGGGTGCGCGATGGCACCACCCAAATGATGGCCCGTCTCGCCACCGAATTTGAAGCCGGCAGCCCGCAGCCTGACGTGCTTCTGATCGCTGACATGGTGACCATGGAGGGCCTGAAACAGGAAGGCCGTCTGATGGCGCATCCCGATGCCGACACATCAGCCTATGACGAGGGCCTGATGGATCCAGAAGGCTATTACTTCTCCACCAAACTCATCACCACCGGCATCGTCTACAATACCGCCGCTCCGTTCCAACCGGACAACTGGCTTGATCTGTTGCGCGATGAGGCCATTGGCCAGGTACGCATCCCCTCACCACTGACGTCAGGCGCTGCGCTCATCCACTTGGAAACCCTGACCAGCAACCTCGACATGGGCTGGGAATATTATGAGTTGCTCGCCGCCCGCGACACGATCGCTGCTGGCGGCAATGGCGGCACGTTCAATGCCGTGGCCGGCGGCGAGCAACTGTTCGGCATGGTCGTTGATTTCCTGGCCATCCGCGAAAAGGCCAATGGCGCCCCAGTGGAGTTTGTCTTCCCAAGCGAAGGCGTGTCGGCTGTGACCGAACCGGTTGCCATTCTCTCGACCGCGCAAAACCCGGAAGCGGCCAAAGCCTTTGTGGATTTTCTGCTCTCACCGGCTGGTCAGCAGCTTGCCGCTGACCAGGGCTATGTACCTGCCCATCCAGACATCGAACTGCCTGCCGGTTTTCCGCCCCGCGACGAGATCACAGTGATGGACTTTGATCCGGCGCAGGCGCTGGCAAGCTCAGAAGAAAACCGCATCCGTTTCGCTGATTTGTTTGGCCAGTAG
- a CDS encoding ABC transporter ATP-binding protein — MTGAASAQTRPQDSLTAMNGGAGITLTDCAKTFPDGTRALLPLSLHIAPQEKMVILGPSGCGKTTLLRLIAGLETPDLEGSVHFDQDDVTGLPIEARRVGMVFQSYALFPTLTVAGNILFPLHLKKVPKSEQAERLAQLASFVGIEGLEHRQVHELSGGQKQRVALARALAVEPRILLLDEPLTALDASLRERLRAELSGLLEKLGVTAIYVTHDQAEAMALADRIVVMDRGAIAQVGTPFEIYEQPASPFVAKFIGAAALIPAHAHDGSIHVQGQRIAAYPDKRGDVFLVARPEDLTPASDGPLQGEVTAATYFGDRKRLHITLDNGPPIIVDTSPDTSLEAGDTTRLDLTSETPRVLAP; from the coding sequence ATGACAGGCGCCGCCTCAGCACAGACACGTCCGCAAGACAGCCTTACCGCAATGAACGGCGGCGCCGGGATCACGCTGACAGACTGCGCAAAGACCTTTCCCGATGGCACGCGGGCCCTGCTGCCGCTCTCGCTTCACATTGCCCCACAAGAGAAGATGGTGATCCTCGGCCCGTCCGGCTGCGGCAAGACCACCCTGCTTCGCCTAATCGCTGGCCTCGAAACGCCCGACCTTGAAGGCTCGGTTCATTTCGACCAGGACGACGTTACCGGCCTGCCCATCGAAGCCCGTCGGGTCGGCATGGTCTTTCAATCCTATGCGCTGTTTCCCACGCTCACCGTGGCCGGCAACATCCTCTTTCCGCTGCATCTTAAAAAAGTGCCCAAATCCGAGCAGGCAGAGCGGCTCGCGCAGCTGGCATCCTTTGTCGGGATCGAGGGCCTCGAACATCGGCAGGTGCACGAACTGTCCGGCGGGCAAAAACAACGCGTCGCGCTGGCCAGGGCGCTCGCAGTTGAGCCACGCATCCTTCTGCTCGACGAACCGCTGACCGCCCTTGACGCCAGCCTACGCGAGCGGTTGCGCGCCGAGCTATCGGGACTGCTCGAAAAGCTCGGCGTCACGGCGATCTATGTCACCCACGACCAAGCCGAGGCGATGGCGTTGGCCGACAGGATCGTGGTCATGGACCGAGGCGCCATCGCCCAAGTCGGCACGCCCTTTGAGATTTACGAGCAACCCGCCTCGCCCTTTGTCGCCAAATTCATCGGCGCAGCGGCATTGATCCCGGCCCACGCCCACGATGGCAGCATCCACGTCCAAGGCCAGCGCATCGCCGCCTATCCCGACAAGCGCGGCGATGTCTTTCTCGTCGCCCGCCCGGAAGACCTGACCCCGGCCAGCGATGGTCCTCTGCAAGGCGAAGTGACGGCGGCGACCTATTTCGGCGACCGCAAGCGACTGCACATCACGCTTGATAATGGCCCACCGATCATCGTCGACACGTCGCCCGACACATCGCTTGAGGCGGGCGACACCACCCGGCTTGACCTCACATCTGAAACGCCGCGAGTCTTGGCGCCCTAA